The sequence GAGCAGTGATAAGCGTCAGCAATAAAAGATGGGAAGTGGCTAAATAGTCGACATCAAAAGTGCGACCAGGTAGGATAGGTCAGTTGGGATAGTCGTCAGTGATAGGGCGAGAAACGGCTGGAAGGTTGGGATCATGGATGGTAATAGGGCGGCTAGAGCTTTCTTGATCGCGACGGCGTTTGGCAGGCATTTTTAGGCTTTATTTTTGAGTAAAGAGCAAGAGAGGAAGAGGATTTGGTGTGAAAAAAATCGGAGAGTCCGAGCCTTATTTATAGGCGAAACTTCAGACGGTCCGAGCACggattggatcgtccgatccagatTATCGAGGTGATAAGATTTCACTTATCGGATAATATTTGAcgaggttcggatggtccgaaggtgcttcggatggtccgaaggtgcttcggatggtccgaagacaAGGCGGTCTAAATTTGAAGTTTGAACAATTACCGCGTTAGaatcggacggtccaaagtaattttggacgctccgatctgAGGATTTTGGAggaatattttgaaaattttgaactgAATAGGCGCGAGAcagttcggaggttccgaaccatatttggatggtccgaactgcctGAGGACAAATTTACGAAGATGACCTTATGTTATATTAGATTTTCAAATAAGTCCTCAAAcaattaattcacataaaatatgagctttataattttgaataaatacaattaatttgtattatgcAAAATTAAGTTGTTCGAATTTATTATTAAACTCCCCCTTAatgtgacattaaatttattttatgttttcaagtggttacaactcaatcatgtcaagttcaccacgcaaaagaataaaagtattttcatctagtggttttgtaaaaatatctgcaatttgatttttcgtgtcaacatattgaagttcaacttcatttcgttcgatgtggtcacaaataaaatgatgaagaatgtcaatatgtttggtgcgcgaatgttgaatcggattctttgtaagacatatggcgctggTGTTATcatagaaaatagggatttttgaagaagagacgccatagtcaagcaattgatgcttcatccaaagaatttgcgcacagcagctaccggcagccatatatttgGCTTCgatcgttgacaacgcaacacaattttgcttctttgaaaaccaagaaaccaagATGTGAGTGATAttgtgcagtgttggggagtgaatttgacttcatagcttctatcgcacaattgacttatgcttagtagaatattcttaagtcctttcactaggagtacatcatcaatcaagcaggatttagatatatctattgagccgattccttcaattactcctttgatgttgtctccaaaggtgataGTTCCCTATTCCTTTGGTTTGAATGATTGgagtagctccttgttccctgtcatatgtctagaacatcaaatgtctagataccatatactatggagaacatttttcctatttccctgcaaaaattgattttggtaccttttagttcttttgggtccacagtgttagaaaagaggaatataaaatagatttctaagagttcagtttCTCATAGCAATATCATCGatactttccaagagtgctcccagtagtaggtagggttATGACCTCTTTAAAAATCTATTTCCTTAGACAGAGCAGCGCTCATCaagaagaccagtcgcaagtcaaggcagtttaaaccggtctatgatgaactcccttagatcatgttcccataatgccgactaatgagttgttaagaaCTCTTAGgactccatttcatatagctctttttatcatattgatattttaaatatctacatttatgtctagcatgtTCTATTTTACAGCAGTAAGAGAATGTAGgtggtgatctcattttagctttagcaataaggctagtgaagtctatagatttcttaccataccatATTCCAcctttatcaaagctacatttctgcatgcttagtaaattattcaatttattgctactaacattgaatttatcaaatgatttttcaaagTAAGCTATCTCAttctttaatcttaggttttcatgctccttagattctaactcatttttgaggtttctattttcctttctaagagATTTAGTCATGTCAAGCATaagtttatatgcatgtattaattcatcgtatgaaggtacctcatcatcttTGTCGGAGACGCTGTCCTCATCCCTATCCATGAGACAGATGTTGGattcctcctcgtcatcattACTGTCGCTCCATGTTGCTATTAGGGCTTTCTTCTTCCTTTTGTCAATCTTCTTATTGAGAgaacactcatttgcatagtggacttgttgttgacagttgtagcacgTTACTTCTTTCTCTGGCTTCTTTtccttcttgaatttgttttctcgcataaatcttttgaattttcttgcgaagagcgcCATGTCATCatcttattcttcttcttcttcttcttcaacttGACTGGACAAGGCAATCCTCTTTGCTTTGATCTTCTCATCCTCTTTCTTTACTTCTTTCCTTGTATAcaattctaactcatgggtttttagagtcccatgtagttgatcaagatcgtaggaagcagtgtcgcctttgttggactcAATGATGGTCGTTCTTtttgcatcccactccttgggtagggcgcgtagagctcttctCCAAACTTGATTGGATGGATATTGTTCTTCAAGTTGGGGGGATTTAAGTtatattggcaactttagcaatttaaagcgattatgcaaatatgcaagcggaagacttaaagcaatcaagataaatgcggtaaataaatgcgtaaagttaataaagcagtaaaagggatatgatatgtttatggaatttCGACGATAAATCATCTACGACTCCCTATCTTGGTtaaggtcgattaaccaaggatccactagtaCTTCAAACGTATTGGcattgatggctccaaggatagccatacaacaacaacacgatcaccgcgccgatacaactcgatacacttggccttaagggctccaaggatagcctcacaaCTCAAAACAACTCGGGCTTCACACTTGAGTGAATACAACAACAACTTTCAAGCGTTTATTACAACTCGatacaaatatattttgagGGACTCAAAATAAGCTTCAAATGCTTTGAAAGAATTCTTGAATATTTCTTGAAGGATGAGAGACTCGAAGGTGATTTGCTTGATCTCAAATGATCtcggaatgcctctatttatagttgctgATTCGAGTGAGTTTGGACCATCCTAACTggattcggagcctccgaacgtagctgattcaaattcaaatttctgcGGCTGAGGAACTGTTCGGACCGTTCGGAACGTTCGGACctgtcttcggatcgtccgaatgGCTACAATAAATTCATTCCGGCAAATTTATTCCGAAAAAATCTTTCTATCGCCGTAAAgctgttcggaccgtccgatccgtacttcggattgtccgaactgTATCTTCGTGCCCTTCGAGCGTGCCTCCGAAACATTTTTAATTCCTGGAAaatcttcggaccgtccgaattACCTTCGGATAGTCTGAACGATGTCTTAATGGCCTTCGAGCTGTTCATCCGATGAATTACTAAATCCTTGAAAAtattcggatgatccgaacctaactttggaccatccgaactctggCAGTTTCGAACActtcaaaaaaattttcggtAATTGActtatcggttcttgcttccaataaTTTTCTTAGACAAGAAATTTTATTATCTacaaatttctcactttaaactaTTAGTAGCAATtgaccgagttttgtaatcatcaaaacataatattttgagacttgttaatgcattaaaaatattaatctcataataCAAGATTTGTATGTGTTTAAGGCATAACACTAAGTGTGAAAACTTTATATCAAGAAATATACATATGAATGCCCACTTACCGAACATTCAGTCAACTTTCAGAAAGGTCAGAGACATATTGAACCGTCAGATCGAGATGAAATTTGTTCtggtcaatcctaaggatgctATCTAATTGCGAACGGCGGATATCAGGTTTATTGGTTGTTTGGATTCATTTTTGGTCCACGCACAGAAAGCTGATTCTTCCCAAGTAGAATATGTGCAGAATTCTTGCAAAAATCGTATAAAAAGTAAGAAAAATCTGTGCAGCGTTTCACCGCTCTTCCCTCTTGACTCAcacgaaattttaaaaaacttgtGGTGTGATTTTTCTGAGGGTTTGAGAGTCTATTTATAGCGACTAATAGTAGTCAAGATCAACTAGGATACTTaggttttaaattttgaatatgacTCTATCTTCAAGATTTGATTCAGATAACTCGATATGTCCAATCTTAATTCTTATcttgcatatattttatcttgATATGTAAACTTCCAAaatctaatattttttatattaatttatcttGGTACAATCACCTTCAAGataattaagaaaaatcaaattttaatatctTGTAGTTCTTAAAAAATCCAGGGTTTCACAACTAAACCCTGAGAGTAATGACAAATTTCAAGTTCCTTGAATCTCTTATTTTGGAAATCATATGATAAACgttctaatattttttttttatagatctccaattattggtttttttttaataaggaATGAGGGATTATTACATGATGGTTTAGAAACTTCAAACTAGGACCCATGACTTCCCATATTTGGACGATACGATACgatacatgtatttattacatTACAATAttaaatgataatttatttgcAAAAGttgttaattattatttaaaaaataataataagaaacCCAACttcaagcaactaaacatggtTGAGAGtaacttttcaaaatttgaaattaagaTATGCCAACATGATTGGTGAAATAGTGTGGAAATTGTATAAAAACAAATTGAAATTACTAAATTACATATATAATCTATTGTGGGGgttatttttggatgttgacttaaaaatactaaaaacaaTTACTATACCACCATCTTTCTTTATTAAACAGTAAAGGatattcttgttttttttaaaaaaaaaaaatgtaatagatattctaaatatttttgaatgtcTTGGCATAGATTTGGACAGTTCGTATATTATAAGATGATTTCATAGATGTATATATCTCACGAAAATATTGCTTTTAAGAGTAAATTTTGAAGGAAATAGATATGGAGTGGAAAATTGggttataaattttattttattttttaaaaaaaaggctATTTGTATCAACGGCTTTTTGTTCCATTTCTTATATGGCCTTTGTCCAAGACTTGTACATGTAATAAACCCACATCAATCACGAATACCGCTTTCCAACTCCTAACACTAATTGAATCAATATATTTATCTAATAACGAGTATCCAAAATATTATACTGATCTTATGGACTTTCTCTAAGGGCTCAAAATTTACCCAACAAATAATCAGGCAAGAAGCttcaaaatttattaaaaatttatgccGGGTTCTCGATGAAGACAGTGACAGAAGAAAAGAACCAAAATGCATCAGAATATGCTTCAGAAGTTCAAAAATTAACATCCCAACATCCTTCATTGGATTTGGTTAGGCTGAGGTTGATTTGCTTCTACACTTTCAGATGGTTGAATACTGCAAGCGGTGCATGGATTGCAAACTGTGGAAGAAGGGTTATCTGAAACGCTGATCCGGTATGTCTGTTGCTTCTTTTCATTTCCTGGGACGTGGAGGAGAGCTTCCATGATGAGGATTTCCCATTCACTGGGacgtaaaaatgaaaaccaagtACCATCTGTTCAAGAAAATGCCATATAGTTTCAGAATCGAAGAACTAACTTTTAAAggatttttttctattttacaCCTACGGTTAAACAATTTGCCTGCACAACTCTCgcatattattattaattgtatCACTATGTATTACTGCACACCTCTGACGTTGACACAATCCAGGAGCCTCAAGAATACACGatgaaaatttaaaacattGATAATTTTATGGCAGTCCATGTGAATCGAATGGTCATTATTTCACAAACCATAATTACTTCATGCATATTTTGTTTTGCTGGAGAATGTATACATAATTTATACTGTATCGTACGCTAAAGGAATTAAATATCCATACACAGCATTCTCATTTAATTTCTGTTTCTCTCTCCCTTTAGAGTAACAAGTATGTGTTAAAATTGGTTCAATTATCTTCTTTTCTAAACACTTCTTTCAATATTGAACCCCATGACCATACAACAGATGAGTTCATACTTCATACCAAACAGTACCACAATTATCACGCAGAAAGTGAAAGCCCGTAGTCACTGGTCATGACGTACTTATAAAAAAAAGACAGCAAATGAAGTTCATTTTTTACCAACCACAACCCAACTCTAGTAGTGTTGAATTTCGATACCATGTCATTCTGTATTGAAGGCCATGGTTGATATTTATTCGCAATCTTTGCATGACAAAAATGAATTTCTTCTTGTACAAGTTTTATGAATTATTTCTTGCATAATAACTTAATAAGCATCGCTCGGATAATTTCAAAACTGCAGCCATAACACATATCCTACTTAAGAATTTGAAATTGCAAGGGTTTGAACTGATCACACAAGACGTTTTACGAAGAGTAGAACGCACCTCCATTGCGTACTGCTTTGAGCTGAAACATTCCAGAGCCCTGCGGCCCTGAGACAGGAAAAGTGCACGACACAGAGTGGCGTTTGTGAGCAATTGCAAGTGATGCATTATACCATGGACCCCTCACAATAGGCTCTCCGATAGCTTCAATGATTGCCTGATTCTTACTGGCTTTCTCCATCGCCTTACTGCAAGAGTTCATTCTTATCAGGAGATTAACATTATACTCATGATTTTAAGTGGGCGATGTTTTCGACGTTCTTCCGAAAAGAGTACAAGTTTCCTCACTGTGTTCCTAGCATCCTAAATACGCGGATGGACAGAAAACAAAGCTTTTCTGTTGACTTTGCTAAGAAATATAACATCCCACTTTTCCATAAGGAAACTATGGCACCAGTTATTCATT comes from Henckelia pumila isolate YLH828 chromosome 4, ASM3356847v2, whole genome shotgun sequence and encodes:
- the LOC140866720 gene encoding uncharacterized protein; this translates as MVGRKVFSLPKIRAATVPPPQQAAAEEVKAKSWGSKLASGALLCLTGGVALSAIDDLLIYHGCSSKAMEKASKNQAIIEAIGEPIVRGPWYNASLAIAHKRHSVSCTFPVSGPQGSGMFQLKAVRNGDGTWFSFLRPSEWEILIMEALLHVPGNEKKQQTYRISVSDNPSSTVCNPCTACSIQPSESVEANQPQPNQIQ